The following proteins come from a genomic window of Lytechinus pictus isolate F3 Inbred chromosome 1, Lp3.0, whole genome shotgun sequence:
- the LOC129264392 gene encoding ferroptosis suppressor protein 1-like yields the protein MTKFTTKTLIHLKDVYGDCFRRGKVVQINPTEKTVSLEDGIKISYDYLIIATGSSNPFPGKITDDTSNQECHDLYKDAFEKVKAAQRITVIGGGASGVELAGEIATDFPEKDVTLIHSRDTLLETAVSLKLRNMVKKQLLDLKVNLVMGEKVLDLAEIPTDLSGGFREVKTDKGTVVPADLVFICIGMTVNKMAYADSLASAMDERGALRVNPYFQVEGYDDIFAIGDCCTANLQKMANKAKAHGESIARNIPMNADGKAMKPYKSPGVIYAVSVGRNKGAIQLGNTVIGSWFVKRMKGKDMFASRLWNEVGLTVPKL from the exons atgacca AGTTTACGACCAAGACCCTGATACATTTGAAGGATGTCTATGGGGACTGTTTCAGAAGAGGAAAGGTGGTCCAGATCAACCCTACAGAGAAGACAGTCAGTCTGGAAGATGGCATCAAGATCTCCTATGATTACCTGATCATAGCCACCGGAAGCAGTAATCCGTTCCCAGGAAAGATCACCGATGACACGTCCAACCAAGAATGCCATGATCTCTACAAAGATGCATTTGAGAAG GTTAAAGCAGCTCAGAGGATCACCGTCATAGGTGGAGGAGCGAGTGGTGTGGAGCTCGCTGGTGAGATTGCTACTGACTTTCCCGAGAAAGATGTCACTTTGATCCACTCCAGAGATACCTTACTTGAAACAGCCGTGAGTCTGAAGCTTAGAAATATGGTGAAGAAGCAGCTTCTTGATCTGAAAGTCAATCTCGTCATGG gcGAGAAGGTATTAGACCTTGCTGAAATACCCACAGACCTATCAGGAGGATTTCGTGAAGTTAAGACTGATAAAGGAACGGTTGTACCTGCTGACCTTGTCTTCATCTGTATTGGGATGACTGTTAACAAGATGGCATACGCCGACAGTTTAG CCAGTGCAATGGATGAACGAGGTGCGCTTCGCGTGAATCCGTACTTTCAAGTTGAAGGGTATGATGACATCTTTGCGATAGGAGACTGCTGTACAGCAAACCTCCAGAAGATGGCTAATAAAGCTAAGGCACATGGTGAATCAATTGCAAGAAATATACCAATGAATGCTGATGGCAAAGCAATGAAACCTTACAAATCAC CCGGTGTCATATACGCTGTCTCTGTTGGTCGCAATAAGGGAGCAATCCAACTCGGCAACACTGTCATCGGCTCTTGGTTTGTCAAGCGAATGAAAGGCAAGGATATGTTTGCGAGTAGGCTATGGAATGAGGTTGGATTAACTGTTCCCaaattataa
- the LOC129263958 gene encoding histamine H4 receptor-like, with protein MDAAMNSTIAGTSTLKIVSTVVYSFLGSVGVVGNSLVLIVLISVKELRNITNLFIVNQSILDMIASLFLFANYIAPPLPLPNREWSGRFVCSIWNSGYLFWGTIISSTYNLVMMSIERYLAVIHPVVYRSKFSYRLAAVVAVSPWIIGFGYEGHWAAANRYDDGQCNIHYASTVVQKFTGCLTFTVEFLLPIAVMAFVYINIGKSLRLRIADINHSTTMPSATAESTVNNGNNAGDQPVAPNYREKMHVHKRLRQHDAIIIEVVRASTMLST; from the exons ATGGATGCGGCAATGAATTCTACGATCGCGGGGACGAGCACTTTGAAGATCGTATCGACCGTGGTGTACTCTTTTTTAGGGTCTGTTGGAGTAGTAGGGAATTCTTTGGTTCTCATCGTGTTGATCTCGGTGAAAGAACTTCGCAACATTACCAACCTCTTCATCGTTAACCAATCCATCCTGGACATGATTGCTTCGCTTTTCCTCTTTGCGAATTACATCGCTCCACCACTACCTTTGCCAAATCGTGAATGGTCTGGGAGGTTCGTCTGTTCCATCTGGAATTCTGGCTATTTGTTCTGGGGTACAATCATCTCATCCACCTATAATCTTGTGATGATGTCGATTGAGCGCTATTTGGCTGTCATCCACCCCGTTGTCTACCGTAGCAAATTCAGCTACCGTCTTGCCGCTGTCGTGGCTGTTTCTCCTTGGATCATAGGCTTCGGTTACGAAGGTCACTGGGCTGCGGCCAACCGATATGATGACGGTCAATGCAATATTCACTACGCCAGCACCGTCGTCCAGAAGTTTACCGGTTGCCTGACATTCACCGTTGAATTCCTCTTACCGATAGCTGTTATGGCATTTGTGTACATCAATATCGGAAAGTCACTTCGTCTACGAATCGCGGACATCAACCACTCGACGACTATGCCATCGGCCACTGCAGAAAGCACTGTCAACAACGGAAACAACGCCGGTGATCAGCCAGTTGCACCAAACTATCGAGAAAAG ATGCACGTTCACAAACGATTACGCCAACATGATGCTATCATCATCGAAGTAGTTCGGGCCTCAACTATGCTATCGACATGA